One genomic region from Mauremys reevesii isolate NIE-2019 linkage group 7, ASM1616193v1, whole genome shotgun sequence encodes:
- the LOC120368633 gene encoding RNA-binding protein 4B-like isoform X3 — MVKLFIGNLPREATEQEIRSLFEQYGKVLECDIIKNYGFVHIEDKTAAEDAIRNLHHHKLHGVCINVEASKNKSKASTKLHVGNISTTCTNLELRAKFEEYGPVIECDIVKDYAFVHMERAEDAVEAIRGLDNTEFQGRICAAGRRVPVAREIYIVRVKLCWASKHTDHG; from the exons ATGGTGAAACTCTTCATTGGGAATCTGCCCCGGGAGGCAACGGAGCAAGAGATCCGGTCACTCTTTGAGCAGTACGGGAAGGTGCTGGAATGTGACATCATCAAAAACTATGGCTTTGTGCACATTGAAGACAAGACAGCGGCCGAAGATGCCATCCGTAACCTGCATCACCACAAGCTGCATGGTGTCTGCATCAACGTGGAAGCCAGCAAGAACAAGAGCAAGGCCTCCACCAAGCTGCATGTGGGCAACATCAGCACCACCTGCACTAACCTGGAGCTGCGGGCCAAGTTTGAAGAGTATGGCCCGGTAATCGAGTGCGACATAGTGAAGGACTATGCCTTTGTGCACATGGAGCGGGCTGAGGATGCGGTGGAGGCCATCAGGGGCCTAGACAACACAGAGTTCCAAG GTAGGATATGTGCGGCTGGACGTCGGGTTCCTGTTGCACGTGAAATCTATATCGTACGTGTCAAACTGTGCTGGGCTTCAAAGCATACTGATCACGGCTAA
- the LOC120368633 gene encoding RNA-binding protein 4B-like isoform X1 has translation MVKLFIGNLPREATEQEIRSLFEQYGKVLECDIIKNYGFVHIEDKTAAEDAIRNLHHHKLHGVCINVEASKNKSKASTKLHVGNISTTCTNLELRAKFEEYGPVIECDIVKDYAFVHMERAEDAVEAIRGLDNTEFQASCAEVPSVSPSWRDPLTSAFYIAKHKNGKRMHVQLSTSRLRTAPGMGDKSGCYRCGKEGHWSKECPVDRTGQVPDFTETYNEQYGAVRTPYPAGYGETMYYDDGYGAMVDYYKRYRVRPYATASAYDAYAEQTMAQYSQYAQYSQVQTTAMAATTAMAATTAMANRLTATLDPYDRALLPTPGAAAAAVAAAATAAAAAASSTYYTRDRSPLRRTATAATTVGEAYGYERCQLSPVSSVARASLYDVQRFGRESYADRARYSAF, from the exons ATGGTGAAACTCTTCATTGGGAATCTGCCCCGGGAGGCAACGGAGCAAGAGATCCGGTCACTCTTTGAGCAGTACGGGAAGGTGCTGGAATGTGACATCATCAAAAACTATGGCTTTGTGCACATTGAAGACAAGACAGCGGCCGAAGATGCCATCCGTAACCTGCATCACCACAAGCTGCATGGTGTCTGCATCAACGTGGAAGCCAGCAAGAACAAGAGCAAGGCCTCCACCAAGCTGCATGTGGGCAACATCAGCACCACCTGCACTAACCTGGAGCTGCGGGCCAAGTTTGAAGAGTATGGCCCGGTAATCGAGTGCGACATAGTGAAGGACTATGCCTTTGTGCACATGGAGCGGGCTGAGGATGCGGTGGAGGCCATCAGGGGCCTAGACAACACAGAGTTCCAAG cTTCATGTGCAGAAGTTCCTTCGGTGTCACCCAGTTGGAGGGACCCTCTCACCTCTGCTTTTTACATTGCAAAGCACAAGAATG GCAAGCGGATGCACGTGCAGTTGTCCACCAGTCGGCTCAGGACCGCGCCCGGGATGGGAGACAAGAGCGGCTGCTATCGGTGCGGGAAAGAAGGGCACTGGTCTAAAGAGTGTCCGGTAGATCGCACGGGGCAAGTGCCTGACTTTACCGAAACCTATAATGAGCAGTACGGAGCGGTGCGCACTCCCTACCCCGCGGGCTATGGGGAGACCATGTATTACGATGATGGGTATGGAGCAATGGTCGACTACTACAAAAGATATCGCGTGAGGCCCTATGCTACGGCATCTGCGTACGACGCCTATGCAGAGCAAACAATGGCCCAGTATTCGCAGTATGCGCAATACTCCCAAGTACAAACCACAGCCATGGCCGCCACCACAGCCATGGCCGCCACCACAGCCATGGCCAATCGCCTCACTGCTACCCTAGACCCTTATGATAGAGCGCTGCTGCCAAccccgggagcagcagcagcagcagtagctgcAGCTGCAACTGCCGCTGCAGCAGCCGCATCCTCCACCTATTACACCCGGGATAGAAGCCCCCTGCGCCGCACGGCAACCGCGGCCACCACCGTCGGAGAGGCGTACGGTTATGAACGTTGTCAGCTGTCTCCAGTCTCGTCGGTCGCTCGGGCCTCCCTCTACGATGTTCAGCGGTTCGGGCGGGAGTCGTATGCAGACAGGGCGCGGTACTCTGCGTTTTGA
- the LOC120368633 gene encoding RNA-binding protein 4B-like isoform X2, which translates to MVKLFIGNLPREATEQEIRSLFEQYGKVLECDIIKNYGFVHIEDKTAAEDAIRNLHHHKLHGVCINVEASKNKSKASTKLHVGNISTTCTNLELRAKFEEYGPVIECDIVKDYAFVHMERAEDAVEAIRGLDNTEFQGKRMHVQLSTSRLRTAPGMGDKSGCYRCGKEGHWSKECPVDRTGQVPDFTETYNEQYGAVRTPYPAGYGETMYYDDGYGAMVDYYKRYRVRPYATASAYDAYAEQTMAQYSQYAQYSQVQTTAMAATTAMAATTAMANRLTATLDPYDRALLPTPGAAAAAVAAAATAAAAAASSTYYTRDRSPLRRTATAATTVGEAYGYERCQLSPVSSVARASLYDVQRFGRESYADRARYSAF; encoded by the exons ATGGTGAAACTCTTCATTGGGAATCTGCCCCGGGAGGCAACGGAGCAAGAGATCCGGTCACTCTTTGAGCAGTACGGGAAGGTGCTGGAATGTGACATCATCAAAAACTATGGCTTTGTGCACATTGAAGACAAGACAGCGGCCGAAGATGCCATCCGTAACCTGCATCACCACAAGCTGCATGGTGTCTGCATCAACGTGGAAGCCAGCAAGAACAAGAGCAAGGCCTCCACCAAGCTGCATGTGGGCAACATCAGCACCACCTGCACTAACCTGGAGCTGCGGGCCAAGTTTGAAGAGTATGGCCCGGTAATCGAGTGCGACATAGTGAAGGACTATGCCTTTGTGCACATGGAGCGGGCTGAGGATGCGGTGGAGGCCATCAGGGGCCTAGACAACACAGAGTTCCAAG GCAAGCGGATGCACGTGCAGTTGTCCACCAGTCGGCTCAGGACCGCGCCCGGGATGGGAGACAAGAGCGGCTGCTATCGGTGCGGGAAAGAAGGGCACTGGTCTAAAGAGTGTCCGGTAGATCGCACGGGGCAAGTGCCTGACTTTACCGAAACCTATAATGAGCAGTACGGAGCGGTGCGCACTCCCTACCCCGCGGGCTATGGGGAGACCATGTATTACGATGATGGGTATGGAGCAATGGTCGACTACTACAAAAGATATCGCGTGAGGCCCTATGCTACGGCATCTGCGTACGACGCCTATGCAGAGCAAACAATGGCCCAGTATTCGCAGTATGCGCAATACTCCCAAGTACAAACCACAGCCATGGCCGCCACCACAGCCATGGCCGCCACCACAGCCATGGCCAATCGCCTCACTGCTACCCTAGACCCTTATGATAGAGCGCTGCTGCCAAccccgggagcagcagcagcagcagtagctgcAGCTGCAACTGCCGCTGCAGCAGCCGCATCCTCCACCTATTACACCCGGGATAGAAGCCCCCTGCGCCGCACGGCAACCGCGGCCACCACCGTCGGAGAGGCGTACGGTTATGAACGTTGTCAGCTGTCTCCAGTCTCGTCGGTCGCTCGGGCCTCCCTCTACGATGTTCAGCGGTTCGGGCGGGAGTCGTATGCAGACAGGGCGCGGTACTCTGCGTTTTGA